From one Triticum aestivum cultivar Chinese Spring chromosome 4B, IWGSC CS RefSeq v2.1, whole genome shotgun sequence genomic stretch:
- the LOC123091700 gene encoding probable serine/threonine-protein kinase PBL7, producing the protein MLSWLRCFPHDGTAMDEERKPRPGRSATFRKKHSHDAAPSRKRFIRSGTSLTESSSARASFGRHSVDVPNYNHSIVSARSFTFPELAAATDSFSHANLIGEGGFGRVYRGLIGSSAVAVKQLDRTGFQGDHEFLVEVLVLSSLLTHPNLVGLLGYCADGNQRLLVYQLMPLGSLENHLFLPRVPADGEEKPPPPVLPWRTRMRIAHDAAQGLEFLHETANPPVIYRDLKSSNILLDEGYNAKLSDFGLAKLATPITRNGKGGDAEEEKDGSSRVMGTYGYCAPEYVRKGHLTVKSDVYSFGVVLLELITGRRVIDESRPSGEQNLVAWAAPMFSEQRRMHELVDPLLVEGPTGRELKQAVAVAAICLQEEDTVRPIMSDVVMALSFAADDDLPSAPRYTSL; encoded by the coding sequence ATGTTGAGCTGGCTCCGTTGTTTCCCGCACGACGGCACCGCCATGGACGAGGAGAGGAAGCCCAGGCCCGGGAGGAGCGCCACTTTCAGGAAGAAGCATAGCCACGATGCCGCGCCGTCTCGGAAACGGTTCATCCGGTCGGGCACCTCGCTAACCGAGTCCTCGtcggcacgagccagcttcggccGCCACTCCGTCGACGTCCCCAACTACAACCACAGCATCGTCTCGGCGCGCTCCTtcaccttccccgagctcgccgccgccacggacAGCTTCAGCCATGCCAACCTCATCGGCGAGGGCGGCTTCGGCCGCGTCTACAGGGGCCTCATCGGCTCGTCGGCGGTGGCCGTCAAGCAGCTCGACCGCACGGGGTTCCAGGGCGACCACGAGTTCCTCGTGGAGGTGCTGGTGCTGAGCAGCCTCCTGACCCACCCCAACCTCGTCGGCCTCCTGGGCTACTGCGCCGACGGCAACCAACGACTCCTCGTCTACCAACTCATGCCGCTCGGCTCCCTCGAAAATCACCTCTTCCTCCCCCGAGTCCCAGCGGACGGCGAAGAGAAGCCACCACCGCCGGTTCTGCCGTGGCGAACCAGGATGAGGATCGCGCACGACGCCGCCCAGGGCCTGGAGTTCCTCCACGAGACTGCCAACCCGCCGGTGATCTACCGCGACCTCAAGTCCTCCAACATCCTCCTCGACGAGGGATACAACGCCAAGCTCTCCGACTTCGGCCTCGCCAAGCTGGCCACACCCATCACCCGCAACGGCAAGGGCGGTGAtgcggaggaggagaaggacggcTCGTCGAGGGTGATGGGCACCTACGGTTACTGCGCGCCCGAGTACGTGAGGAAGGGGCACCTGACAGTGAAGTCggacgtgtacagcttcggcgtgGTGCTGCTCGAGCTCATCACCGGCAGGCGGGTCATCGACGAGAGCAGGCCCTCTGGGGAGCAGAACCTCGTGGCCTGGGCGGCGCCCATGTTCAGCGAGCAGAGGAGGATGCACGAGCTGGTGGATCCGCTCCTGGTAGAAGGGCCGACCGGCAGGGAACTGAAGCAGGCGGTGGCCGTGGCGGCCATTTGCTTGCAGGAGGAGGACACCGTAAGGCCCATCATGTCGGACGTCGTCATGGCCCTGAGCTTCGCCGCCGACGACGACTTACCCTCTGCTCCCAGATACACGTCACTTTAG
- the LOC123091699 gene encoding E3 SUMO-protein ligase SIZ2: MASAPGGDPVLAACKDKLKHFRLKELKDVLYKIGLSKHGKKQELVDKIIAILSDQQDQASKIDGLPNRLMVGKETVVKIVEDTFRKMREPANAVSASGNQNELGYSVMPMKNPDDSAQLDIKVRCPCGNSMATGSMIQCDHPRCNVWQHIDCVIIPEKTADTAPQELPSSFYCEMCRVSRADPFWVTINHPLLPVSVAPSNIMADGSYTVQYIEKTFPLSRANREMLQKAEYDIQVWCILLDDKVPFRMHWPLHSDMQVNGIPVRVVSRQATQPLGANGRDDGLMLTQFLKEGPNKIVLSRSDSRAFCLGVRIAKRRSLEEVLNLVPKEQDGEKFDDALSRVRRCVGGGTEADNADSDSDIEVVADSVSVNLRCPMTGSRIKVAGRFKPCVHMGCFDLEAFVELNQRSRKWQCPICLKNYSLENLIIDPYFNRITSLIKSCGDDISEIDVKPDGSWRAKGGAELKDLMQWHLPDGTLCMSTGTGPKPNTGVVKQEIKEEPLPENKGSRLKLGIRRNNNGKWEISKKGDVNLKPTSYNDQSRDFDNGKCVTHTSNSNHEDAKGGSYNSEPGQSDHPTSSVYDLNTSPGDEHVPIVLSDSDDENATVLSPSAVNCGAANDTGYEFPPPNPLDTSGGPDETSFFLNENFDDLGLSFWEYPSTTQDDPGIQGTDNLGEVQNYPATNLSLHEPVSTVNLGVLAPAANQPEYGNDGSLNNAKNTSRKRKNPANEITSLDASVLMSGNDDDDFAGDGSGGTSSLSGQPRSVRPKSVLAIESDSD, translated from the exons ATGGCGTCGGCGCCCGGCGGCGATCCAGTGCTCGCCGCCTGCAAG GACAAGCTGAAGCACTTCCGATTAAAAGAGCTAAAAGATGTCCTGTATAAGATTGGACTTTCAAAGCATGGAAAGAAGCAG GAACTAGTGGATAAAATCATTGCAATATTATCCGATCAACAGGATCAAG CCTCCAAAATTGATGGCTTACCAAACAGACTGATGGTTGGAAAAGAAACGGTAGTGAAAATAGTCGAGGACACTTTTAG AAAAATGCGTGAGCCTGCAAATGCTGTTTCAGCCTCTGGAAACCAGAACGAGCTGGGGTACAGTGTAATGCCTATGAAAAACCCAGATGATTCTGCTCAGCTGGATATCAAGGTCCGTTGCCCCTGTGGTAATTCCATGGCCACTGGGTCCATGATTCAG TGTGACCATCCACGATGCAATGTATGGCAACATATTGATTGTGTCATCATACCTGAGAAGACTGCAGATACTGCTCCTCAAGAACTACCTTCCAGTTTCTATTGTGAGATGTGCCGAGTCAGCAGGGCAGACCC TTTCTGGGTCACTATTAACCACCCATTACTTCCAGTGTCAGTAGCTCCTTCGAACATAATGGCAGATGG GTCATATACTGTACAGTATATCGAGAAAACCTTTCCGTTATCAAGAGCTAATAGGGAAATgctacagaaagctgaatatgacaTTCAG GTTTGGTGTATCCTTCTCGATGACAAAGTTCCTTTCAGGATGCACTGGCCTTTACATTCTGACATGCAAGTTAATG GTATTCCTGTTCGGGTTGTCAGCAGGCAAGCTACACAGCCGTTAGGGGCCAATGGTAGAGATGATGGTCTTATG TTAACACAGTTTTTGAAAGAAGGTCCCAATAAGATTGTTCTATCTAGAAGTGACTCTCGTGCGTTCTGTTTGGGTGTCAGAATTGCCAAGAGGAGATCTCTGGAAGAG GTCCTAAATTTGGTACCAAAGGAACAGGATGGTGAGAAGTTTGATGATGCCCTTTCTCGTGTGCGTCGCTGCGTCGGTGGGGGGACTGAGGCAGATAATGCAGACAGTGATAGTGATATTGAGGTTGTTGCTGATTCAGTCTCTGTAAATCTCCGATGCCCT ATGACTGGTTCAAGGATTAAGGTAGCTGGTAGGTTCAAACCCTGTGTCCACATGGGTTGTTTTGATTTAGAAGCTTTTGTGGAACTGAATCAACGTTCACGGAAG TGGCAATGCCCAATTTGCCTGAAGAACTATTCTCTGGAGAATCTAATTATTGATCCTTATTTCAATCGCATCACTTCGCTA ATCAAAAGCTGTGGAGATGATATATCAGAAATCGATGTCAAGCCGGATGGTTCCTGGAGAGCTAAGGGTGGAGCTGAACTGAAGGATCTTATGCAGTGGCATTTACCAGATGGCACTCTCTGTATGTCCACAGGTACAGGACCGAAACCCAACACGGGTGTTGTAAAGCAAGAGATTAAAGAAGAACCGTTGCCTGAAAATAAGGGTTCTCGTCTCAAACTGGGAATTAGGAGAAACAACAATGGCAAATGGGAAATTAGCAAGAAAGGGGATGTTAATTTGAAACCAACTTCTTATAATGATCAGAGTAGAGACTTTGATAATGGGAAATGCGTCACCCATACAAGCAACAGTAATCATGAGGATGCTAAAGGTGGAAGTTATAATTCAGAACCGGGACAATCTGATCACCCTACGAGCAGTGTATATGATCTGAATACTTCTCCTGGGGATGAACATGTTCCAATAGTTCTGAGCGACTCAGATGATGAAAATGCTACGGTGTTGTCTCCTAGTGCAGTGAATTGTGGCGCAGCAAATGACACCGGATATGAGTTTCCACCGCCCAATCCACTTGACACTTCAGGAGGCCCAGATGAAACTTCATTTTTCCTTAATGAAAACTTTGATGATCTGGGGTTGTCATTTTGGGAGTATCCTTCGACTACCCAAGATGATCCAGGAATACAAGGAACAGATAATCTGGGTGAAGTGCAAAACTACCCTGCCACCAATCTATCTCTGCACGAGCCAGTTTCTACGGTTAATTTGGGCGTATTAGCACCAGCAGCAAACCAACCAGAATATGGGAATGATGGAAGTTTAAATAATGCCAAAAACACTTCCCGGAAAAGGAAGAACCCTGCGAATGAAATAACATCTTTAGATG CTTCAGTTCTCATGAGTGGCAATGACGACGACGACTTTGCTGGGGATGGATCTGGTGGCACTTCCTCACTGTCTGGTCAGCCACGGTCAGTTCGACCAAAATCCGTACTAGCTATTGAGTCAGATTCTGATTAG